One Thermococcus kodakarensis KOD1 genomic window carries:
- a CDS encoding DHH family phosphoesterase: MRILILGGGILGRLIAEALRGEFEVTIIEKDELRAQTLSEGGLNVVHGDFSYTATLLKAGIDKADLLVITTMDLETIKKTVYVVRSNSKNIPIVTVLPDGTTIESIKEDLKASFEADLNIDYAITPMDAIRDALLAVIHRIGEKKNLNLLLKKLRELRESADTLGIIMHDNPDPDSIASATALAAIAQTLGFKTKIFHGGEITHHENRAFINLLGIELTKVSRGSYEIKRMPFLALVDCQPNGNLTILEEADLERIKIVIDHHQVLQHLSELLPEDAFTDIRPEVNSASSILVEYLRGMNYPLTPALATALFYGIYVDTKKFSKLSPVDLKAIEFLAGKVDYEILDKIEHPDISTETAEILARAILNRRMYKNVVISNVGFIKNRDALAEAADFLLRLEGITTVLVFGIVEDYIEMSARTRDVRVNIGKVMKEAFGEIGSGGGHARAGGARIPLGLFKLAKDKNSLLRLAEEAITEKFLEALNIKEG; the protein is encoded by the coding sequence ATGAGGATACTAATACTTGGAGGGGGCATCCTGGGGCGTCTGATAGCAGAGGCACTCCGCGGTGAATTTGAGGTTACTATCATAGAGAAAGACGAGCTAAGAGCTCAAACTCTGAGCGAAGGCGGGTTAAATGTAGTCCACGGAGACTTCTCATACACTGCCACACTACTGAAGGCAGGCATCGACAAAGCGGACCTGCTCGTAATAACTACGATGGATCTCGAAACCATCAAAAAAACTGTTTATGTCGTGAGAAGCAACAGCAAGAACATCCCAATCGTTACAGTTTTACCCGATGGCACAACTATTGAGAGCATTAAAGAGGACTTAAAAGCCTCTTTCGAGGCCGATTTAAACATTGACTACGCAATAACCCCCATGGATGCCATTAGGGATGCCCTCCTGGCTGTCATACACCGCATTGGTGAAAAGAAGAACCTGAACCTTCTCCTCAAAAAGTTAAGGGAGCTTAGAGAGTCCGCCGATACACTGGGAATAATAATGCACGACAACCCGGATCCAGATTCAATAGCGAGCGCCACGGCCCTGGCAGCTATTGCCCAGACTCTCGGGTTTAAAACAAAGATTTTCCACGGTGGTGAGATAACCCACCACGAAAACAGAGCTTTCATAAACCTACTTGGAATTGAACTCACCAAAGTTTCACGGGGATCGTATGAGATAAAGAGGATGCCTTTCCTTGCCCTCGTTGACTGCCAGCCAAACGGCAATCTGACCATTCTCGAAGAAGCTGACCTTGAGAGAATCAAGATAGTGATAGACCACCACCAGGTTCTCCAGCATTTGAGTGAGTTATTGCCCGAAGATGCGTTCACGGATATCCGTCCAGAAGTAAATTCGGCATCCTCTATCCTTGTAGAGTACCTCAGGGGCATGAACTATCCTTTGACTCCGGCTTTAGCTACCGCCCTATTCTACGGAATATACGTGGACACAAAGAAGTTCTCCAAGCTCAGCCCGGTTGATTTAAAAGCTATCGAGTTCCTCGCAGGAAAGGTCGATTATGAGATTCTCGATAAAATAGAGCACCCCGACATAAGCACCGAAACAGCTGAAATACTCGCGAGGGCAATACTGAACCGCAGGATGTACAAGAACGTCGTTATCAGCAACGTTGGCTTCATAAAGAACAGAGACGCCCTGGCAGAAGCGGCGGACTTCCTCCTTAGGCTGGAAGGGATAACAACAGTTCTGGTCTTTGGCATAGTTGAGGACTACATAGAGATGTCGGCCAGGACTCGGGATGTCCGCGTTAACATAGGGAAAGTCATGAAAGAGGCATTTGGGGAAATCGGCAGCGGTGGCGGCCATGCCCGCGCAGGGGGCGCAAGAATTCCGCTCGGACTTTTCAAGCTGGCCAAAGACAAGAACTCCCTCCTTAGGCTCGCAGAGGAAGCTATAACGGAAAAATTCCTTGAGGCACTGAACATAAAGGAAGGCTAA
- a CDS encoding PRC-barrel domain-containing protein, with amino-acid sequence MVMRLSAIYGKQIYNTKGNYVGYVDEVLIEIDQGCGRVLALVLPGEKVGVPYDRVTAIGDIILVRAKEE; translated from the coding sequence ATGGTGATGAGGCTTTCAGCAATATACGGCAAGCAGATATATAATACAAAGGGCAACTACGTCGGTTACGTTGATGAGGTTCTAATAGAGATAGACCAGGGCTGCGGCAGGGTGCTGGCACTTGTGCTTCCTGGTGAAAAAGTTGGGGTTCCCTACGACCGCGTTACTGCCATTGGGGATATAATACTCGTAAGGGCAAAAGAGGAGTGA
- a CDS encoding YhbY family RNA-binding protein, producing MKRLPGSVRRAIRARYYDIEPRAWIGKKGLAESVIEEINTQLEKDGILKVEIRKGALISTGMDRKAIAERVAELTDSELIDVRGKRFILFKPREGWERYLRRLERKASAERREEKPVQKVRLDIANFRKKFKKGRD from the coding sequence ATGAAGAGACTACCTGGTAGCGTGAGAAGAGCCATCCGCGCGAGATACTATGACATAGAGCCGCGAGCGTGGATTGGGAAGAAAGGGTTAGCCGAGAGTGTCATCGAGGAGATAAACACCCAGCTTGAAAAGGATGGGATCCTGAAAGTTGAGATAAGGAAGGGCGCGCTCATCTCAACCGGAATGGACAGAAAAGCCATAGCAGAGAGGGTCGCGGAGCTCACCGACAGCGAGCTTATAGACGTCAGGGGCAAAAGGTTTATATTGTTCAAACCGAGGGAAGGCTGGGAAAGGTATTTAAGGCGCCTTGAAAGAAAGGCGTCCGCTGAGAGGCGGGAGGAGAAACCCGTCCAGAAAGTCAGGCTCGATATCGCTAACTTCAGAAAGAAGTTTAAGAAGGGGAGGGATTGA
- a CDS encoding Mov34/MPN/PAD-1 family protein, with amino-acid sequence MRTIKIRRELLEYLLQLARSAYPNEFAGFLREKDGIFEEVLIAPNQYPGRNSVFFNHWMLPLDESIKGTVHSHPSPAFWPSEADLRFFSKFGGVHLIIPWPFTEDDVRAYTSSGEEVLIEIID; translated from the coding sequence ATGAGAACGATAAAAATCCGCAGGGAGCTTCTGGAATACCTTCTTCAGTTGGCCAGGAGTGCCTATCCTAACGAGTTTGCTGGCTTTTTGAGGGAGAAGGACGGAATTTTTGAGGAGGTTCTGATAGCTCCCAACCAGTATCCCGGCAGAAACTCGGTATTTTTTAACCACTGGATGCTCCCTCTGGACGAGAGCATAAAGGGAACCGTTCACTCCCATCCCTCTCCAGCATTCTGGCCCTCTGAGGCCGATCTGAGGTTCTTTTCAAAGTTCGGGGGAGTCCACCTGATAATTCCCTGGCCCTTTACCGAGGACGATGTGAGGGCATACACATCCTCGGGGGAGGAGGTCCTTATTGAGATCATTGATTGA
- a CDS encoding DMT family transporter encodes MNSLIIGILAALVSAFSWASATILVRMGLKRLSPISANILRLYVAALTFLVIFLATNNMGVFRLSPRLLLVAFISAQFGFVIGDYFYFSALKRMGVSRTVPITSTYPLWAILWAVLFLDRKVSPQVVIGALLVVTAIIIVRRAEEEEQVDGLGFIYALLAPISWSVAITLLDYLSSDVPVLQLAGIRMMFAAIGISILLPKYYGEIRSITIGEFLTISGAAVLGLILGQYLFVYSVSSVGSPIAAPVSAINPIISSLLAVLLLGEKPNRRIFEGLALAVAGIILISTG; translated from the coding sequence ATGAACTCATTGATAATTGGAATCCTTGCGGCACTGGTTTCGGCGTTTTCATGGGCGTCAGCGACTATCCTTGTGAGAATGGGCTTAAAAAGGCTGTCTCCTATAAGTGCGAATATTCTGCGGCTCTACGTTGCGGCACTGACCTTCCTGGTAATTTTCCTCGCTACAAACAATATGGGGGTTTTTAGACTTTCCCCAAGGCTTCTTCTAGTGGCGTTCATCTCCGCCCAGTTCGGTTTCGTAATCGGCGATTACTTCTACTTCTCTGCCTTAAAAAGGATGGGAGTGTCGAGGACTGTACCGATTACCTCCACATACCCACTCTGGGCAATACTGTGGGCTGTTCTCTTTTTGGACAGAAAAGTCAGTCCCCAGGTGGTTATCGGGGCCCTGCTTGTTGTAACTGCCATAATAATAGTCAGAAGGGCAGAAGAAGAGGAGCAAGTTGATGGACTCGGTTTTATATACGCCCTGTTGGCACCGATATCCTGGAGTGTGGCAATAACCCTGCTGGACTACCTGAGCTCCGATGTCCCCGTACTCCAACTCGCCGGCATTAGAATGATGTTTGCGGCAATTGGCATCTCAATCCTTCTTCCGAAATACTATGGAGAAATCAGGAGCATTACCATCGGAGAATTTCTAACGATAAGCGGTGCCGCTGTGCTCGGACTTATTCTCGGCCAGTACCTCTTTGTGTACTCCGTCTCAAGCGTTGGTTCCCCGATAGCGGCGCCCGTTTCGGCGATAAACCCGATTATATCATCACTTCTGGCTGTGCTCCTCCTCGGTGAGAAACCCAACAGGAGAATATTCGAGGGGCTTGCCCTTGCGGTTGCGGGCATTATCTTAATCTCCACAGGTTGA
- a CDS encoding DUF120 domain-containing protein yields the protein MKKILMLIELSERNAIGRPVRITIRELADALNTSPQTVLRLLAELEDEGLIERKTEGRRTYIEILPKGLDFLQDICDKISNALSKGVIVGEVVSGLGEGAYYVRQYEPLIEEYLGFKPFPGTLNVKILFPKTVLDAVCNIRPVIIPGFVKDGRTFGDVKAYPVMIGGIKGAIVVPSRTIHPPRIAEIIAPVNLREALKLKDGDRVRLEVIQ from the coding sequence ATGAAGAAAATATTGATGCTCATCGAATTATCTGAGAGAAACGCGATAGGACGACCCGTTCGAATTACGATAAGAGAACTTGCTGATGCCCTTAATACGTCCCCCCAGACTGTTCTCCGTCTCCTTGCGGAGCTTGAGGATGAGGGACTGATAGAGCGAAAGACGGAGGGAAGGAGAACATATATTGAGATTCTCCCAAAGGGTCTAGATTTCCTTCAGGATATCTGCGACAAAATATCAAACGCACTATCAAAGGGAGTGATAGTGGGTGAAGTCGTGTCGGGACTTGGGGAAGGTGCTTATTATGTAAGGCAGTACGAACCCCTTATCGAGGAGTACCTTGGATTTAAGCCGTTTCCAGGCACTTTGAACGTTAAAATTCTGTTTCCCAAGACTGTGCTTGATGCAGTTTGCAATATTAGGCCGGTAATAATCCCTGGCTTCGTCAAAGATGGCCGGACTTTTGGTGATGTTAAGGCGTATCCCGTTATGATAGGTGGGATCAAGGGGGCTATAGTCGTTCCTTCTCGAACCATACATCCCCCCAGGATAGCCGAGATAATTGCACCGGTGAATTTGAGGGAGGCGCTGAAGCTTAAGGACGGGGACAGGGTAAGACTTGAGGTAATCCAATGA
- a CDS encoding class I SAM-dependent methyltransferase — translation MHELYTVLAEYYDTIYKSRAERVKEEIDFVEEIFREDAKREVKRVLDLACGTGIPTLELAERGYEVLGLDLHEEMLRVARRKAEARGLNVKFIRGNALDISFEEEFDAVTMFFSSIMYFDDSAIRELFNSVRRTLRPGGVFIADFPCWFYGGNDGPIVWDERRGDERLVITDWREVEPAVQKLRFKRLVQIIMPNGETKAFFVDDELNIYTPREMRLLAEQYFSEVKIYGNLRRDIAPSDRRYWLVAVK, via the coding sequence GTGCACGAGCTCTACACGGTGCTAGCTGAATACTACGACACAATCTACAAAAGTAGAGCCGAGAGGGTTAAGGAAGAGATTGACTTCGTCGAGGAAATCTTTAGGGAGGACGCGAAGAGAGAGGTAAAGCGCGTTCTCGACCTGGCCTGCGGGACTGGGATCCCAACGCTCGAACTTGCCGAGAGGGGCTACGAGGTCCTCGGTCTCGACCTGCACGAGGAGATGTTGAGGGTTGCGAGGCGGAAGGCAGAGGCTCGGGGTTTGAACGTCAAGTTCATCCGGGGCAACGCCCTGGATATAAGCTTTGAGGAAGAGTTCGACGCTGTTACGATGTTCTTCTCTTCAATCATGTATTTCGATGATTCTGCAATTCGGGAATTATTTAATTCTGTAAGGAGGACGCTGAGGCCAGGAGGGGTCTTCATAGCTGACTTCCCATGCTGGTTCTACGGCGGGAACGATGGCCCGATAGTGTGGGACGAAAGGAGGGGAGATGAAAGGCTCGTGATAACCGACTGGCGGGAGGTTGAGCCGGCCGTTCAAAAGCTCCGCTTCAAGAGACTCGTGCAAATAATCATGCCGAACGGAGAGACAAAGGCGTTTTTCGTCGATGACGAACTCAATATCTACACGCCGAGGGAGATGAGGCTTCTGGCAGAGCAGTACTTCAGCGAGGTCAAAATCTACGGGAACCTGAGGAGGGACATCGCCCCCAGCGACAGGAGGTACTGGCTGGTGGCCGTGAAGTGA
- a CDS encoding CBS domain-containing protein yields the protein MVTIPRPIDPREIRKIRKELGITQEELAKKAGVTQAYIAKLEAGKVDPRLSTLNRILQALLECKKAQPKARDVMSSPVISVKPYDSVEKVIRLMNEHNISQIPVISGNKVVGSITERTLVRQSLEYDDIYGHKVVEVMEEPFPIVNEDEDLEVVKYLLEDHPAVLVQDKAGKIVGIITRVDLFRLGKTLSRE from the coding sequence ATGGTGACCATACCCCGGCCCATAGACCCCAGGGAGATCAGGAAAATCCGCAAGGAGCTTGGCATAACACAGGAAGAGCTTGCGAAGAAGGCTGGAGTGACTCAGGCCTACATAGCCAAGCTTGAAGCCGGGAAGGTTGACCCGAGGCTCTCGACCCTCAACCGAATTCTCCAGGCCCTCCTTGAGTGCAAAAAGGCCCAGCCGAAGGCCAGGGATGTCATGTCATCTCCAGTCATATCGGTCAAGCCCTACGATAGCGTGGAGAAGGTTATCAGACTTATGAATGAACACAACATATCCCAGATTCCCGTCATCTCTGGAAACAAGGTCGTTGGTTCAATCACCGAGAGGACGCTCGTGCGCCAGAGCCTTGAGTACGACGACATTTACGGGCACAAGGTTGTGGAAGTCATGGAAGAACCTTTCCCAATCGTTAACGAGGATGAAGACCTTGAGGTTGTCAAGTACCTCCTTGAGGATCACCCTGCAGTTCTTGTTCAGGATAAGGCCGGAAAGATCGTTGGCATAATAACTAGGGTTGATCTGTTCAGACTCGGAAAGACTCTATCTAGGGAGTAA
- the lonB gene encoding ATP-dependent protease LonB encodes MDEESTKERLIPREYGESLDLGIDFKTTEEIPVPEKLIDQVIGQEHAVEVIKTAANQRRHVLLIGEPGTGKSMLGQAMAELLPTENLEDILVFPNPEDENMPKIKTVPACQGRRIVENYRRKAKEQEGIKNYLLMFVIFTVILAIIMEPTATTLLMGMFVVLLSMMVLSNMRFRNTVLVPKLLVDNCGRKKAPFVDATGAHAGALLGDVRHDPFQSGGLGTPAHERVEPGMIHRAHKGVLFIDEIATLSLKMQQSLLTAMQEKKFPITGQSEMSSGAMVRTEPVPCDFILVAAGNLDTIDKMHPALRSRIRGYGYEVYMRTTMPDTIENRRKLVQFVAQEVKRDGKIPHFTREAVEEIVREAQKRAGRKGHLTLRLRDLGGIVRAAGDIAIKKGKKYVEREDVLEAMRMAKPLEKQLADWYIENKKEYQVIKTEGGEIGRVNGLAVIGEQSGIVLPIEAVVAPAASKEEGKIIVTGKLGEIAKEAVQNVSAIIKRYKGEDISRYDIHVQFLQTYEGVEGDSASISVATAVISALENIPIRQDVAMTGSLSVRGEVLPIGGATPKIEAAIEAGIKKVIIPKANEKDVFLSPDKAEKIEIYPVETIDQVLEIALQDGPEKDELLRRIREALPLYGSS; translated from the coding sequence ATGGACGAGGAGTCCACCAAGGAGAGGCTGATTCCCCGCGAGTACGGAGAAAGTCTTGATCTAGGAATCGATTTCAAGACCACCGAAGAAATCCCGGTACCGGAAAAGCTCATCGATCAGGTCATCGGTCAGGAACACGCAGTTGAGGTCATAAAGACGGCCGCAAACCAGAGGAGGCACGTTCTCCTCATAGGCGAGCCTGGAACTGGTAAGTCAATGCTCGGCCAAGCAATGGCGGAGCTCCTTCCAACGGAGAACCTTGAGGACATCCTGGTCTTTCCGAATCCCGAAGACGAGAACATGCCAAAAATAAAGACTGTTCCAGCATGCCAGGGAAGGCGTATCGTGGAGAACTACCGCAGAAAAGCAAAGGAACAGGAAGGAATCAAGAACTACCTCCTCATGTTCGTCATATTCACGGTGATACTGGCAATCATCATGGAGCCAACGGCCACCACACTCCTAATGGGAATGTTCGTGGTGCTCCTCAGCATGATGGTGCTCTCCAACATGCGCTTCAGGAACACGGTTCTTGTGCCAAAGTTACTCGTTGACAACTGTGGAAGGAAGAAGGCTCCCTTCGTTGACGCCACAGGAGCGCACGCTGGAGCACTGCTCGGTGACGTCAGGCACGACCCCTTCCAGAGCGGTGGTCTGGGAACGCCCGCCCACGAGCGCGTTGAGCCGGGCATGATACACCGCGCCCACAAAGGCGTCCTGTTCATAGACGAGATAGCAACGCTCTCACTCAAAATGCAGCAGAGCCTCCTCACGGCGATGCAGGAGAAGAAGTTCCCAATAACCGGTCAGAGCGAGATGTCGAGCGGTGCGATGGTGAGGACGGAGCCTGTCCCATGTGACTTCATCCTAGTTGCCGCCGGAAACCTGGACACCATAGACAAGATGCACCCGGCTTTACGCTCCCGTATCAGGGGCTACGGTTACGAGGTCTACATGAGGACAACGATGCCAGACACCATTGAGAACAGGAGAAAGCTCGTCCAGTTCGTCGCTCAGGAAGTCAAGAGGGACGGCAAGATACCACACTTCACAAGGGAAGCCGTTGAGGAGATAGTGAGAGAGGCCCAGAAGAGGGCGGGAAGGAAGGGCCACCTCACGCTCCGCCTCAGGGATCTCGGTGGTATAGTCAGGGCGGCTGGAGACATAGCCATCAAAAAGGGCAAGAAGTACGTTGAGAGAGAAGACGTCCTTGAGGCAATGAGAATGGCAAAACCGCTGGAGAAACAGCTCGCCGACTGGTACATAGAGAACAAGAAGGAGTACCAGGTCATAAAGACCGAGGGCGGTGAGATAGGCAGGGTAAACGGTCTCGCAGTTATAGGCGAGCAGAGCGGTATAGTCCTGCCGATAGAGGCCGTCGTTGCCCCCGCGGCCAGCAAGGAGGAGGGCAAAATCATAGTCACCGGAAAGCTCGGTGAGATAGCAAAGGAAGCTGTCCAGAACGTCTCGGCAATAATCAAGCGCTACAAGGGTGAGGACATCAGCAGGTACGACATCCACGTCCAGTTCCTCCAGACTTATGAAGGCGTCGAAGGTGACTCGGCGAGCATAAGTGTAGCAACGGCCGTTATCTCGGCCCTCGAAAACATACCGATAAGGCAGGACGTTGCGATGACAGGCTCCCTCAGTGTCCGTGGAGAAGTGCTCCCAATAGGTGGGGCGACACCGAAGATAGAGGCTGCCATAGAGGCGGGCATAAAGAAGGTCATAATACCCAAGGCCAACGAGAAGGACGTGTTCCTGAGTCCCGACAAAGCAGAGAAGATTGAAATCTACCCGGTCGAGACCATAGACCAGGTGCTGGAAATAGCACTCCAGGACGGGCCGGAGAAGGACGAGCTTCTCAGGAGAATACGCGAGGCCCTTCCGCTTTACGGGTCTTCCTAA
- a CDS encoding valine--tRNA ligase — protein MLPKNYDPNEIEPKWQKFWLDEKIYKYELDEKKPSYAIDTPPPFTSGTLHLGHVLSHTWIDIIARYKRMTGYNVLFPQGFDNHGLPTELKVEKEFGISKDQPEKFLQKCIEWTWQAIEAMRNQFIRIGYSADWDLEYHTMDDWYKAAVQKSLIEFYKKGMLYQAEHPVYWCPRCRTSLAKAEVGYVEEDGFLYYIKLPLADGSGHVPIATTRPELMPACVAVFVHPEDERYKHVVGKKVKLPIFEREVPVLADEDVDPSFGTGAVYNCTYGDEQDVVWQKRYNLPVIIAINEDGTMNENAGPYAGLKTEEARKKIAEDLEKMGLLYKKEKIRHRVLRHTERSSCMAPIELLPKKQWFIKVKDFTDEIVKVAEQINWYPPDMFLRLKDWAESMDWDWVISRQRVFGTPIPFWVCDNGEIILPNEEDLPVDPRFEKPPRKCSDGSEPKPVTDVLDCWVDSSITPLIITKWHEAIKGDEEGKKWFEHNFPTALRPQGTDIIRTWAFYTIFRTWVLTGEKPWHDILINGMVAGPDGRKMSKSYGNVVAPDEVIPKYGADALRLWTALAPPGEDHPFKWETVDYNYRFLQKVWNIYRFAERHLENFDPASAPEELEPLDRWILSRLHRLIKFATEEMEKYRFNLLTRELITFVWHEVADDYIEMIKYRLYGDDEESKLKAKAALYELLYNVMLLLAPFVPHITEELYQNLFRERIGAKSVHLLEWPKYSEARIDEEAEKLGELAREIVGAMRRYKNSHGLSLNAKLKHVAIYTTDSYEVLKTIEKDIAGTMNIEKLEIIKGEPELEERIIEIKPNFKTVGPRYGKLVPKITAYLKENAEEVAKALKESGKIEFEVDGQKVELTKDDIVLRKAVFSEGEEVETAVVGDAVILFF, from the coding sequence ATGCTTCCTAAAAACTACGACCCCAACGAGATTGAGCCCAAGTGGCAGAAGTTCTGGCTCGATGAGAAGATATACAAGTACGAGCTCGACGAAAAGAAGCCGAGCTACGCGATTGATACGCCCCCACCGTTCACGAGCGGAACGCTCCACCTCGGCCACGTTCTCAGCCACACCTGGATCGACATCATAGCCAGATACAAGAGGATGACCGGCTACAACGTGCTCTTCCCGCAGGGCTTCGACAACCACGGCCTTCCAACAGAGCTGAAGGTCGAGAAGGAGTTCGGCATAAGCAAGGACCAGCCAGAGAAGTTCCTCCAGAAGTGTATCGAATGGACCTGGCAGGCCATAGAGGCGATGAGGAACCAGTTCATAAGGATAGGCTATTCCGCCGACTGGGACCTCGAGTACCACACGATGGACGACTGGTACAAGGCAGCTGTCCAGAAGTCCCTCATCGAGTTCTACAAGAAGGGAATGCTCTACCAGGCGGAGCACCCAGTCTATTGGTGCCCGCGCTGCAGGACGAGTCTTGCCAAGGCAGAGGTCGGCTATGTGGAAGAGGATGGCTTCCTCTACTACATCAAGCTCCCGCTCGCCGATGGAAGCGGTCACGTGCCGATAGCCACCACCAGGCCAGAACTCATGCCCGCCTGTGTGGCAGTTTTCGTCCACCCTGAGGACGAGCGCTACAAGCATGTTGTCGGCAAGAAAGTGAAGCTCCCGATATTCGAGAGGGAAGTTCCCGTTCTGGCCGACGAGGACGTTGACCCGAGCTTTGGAACTGGTGCTGTCTACAACTGTACCTACGGCGACGAGCAGGACGTCGTCTGGCAGAAGCGCTACAACCTTCCGGTCATCATAGCTATCAACGAGGACGGAACGATGAACGAGAACGCCGGGCCCTATGCAGGGCTTAAGACAGAGGAAGCCAGGAAGAAGATAGCCGAAGACCTTGAAAAGATGGGTCTCCTCTACAAGAAGGAGAAGATAAGGCACAGGGTCCTCCGCCACACCGAGAGGAGCTCCTGTATGGCTCCCATCGAGCTCCTGCCGAAGAAGCAGTGGTTCATCAAGGTGAAAGATTTCACGGATGAAATCGTCAAGGTTGCCGAGCAGATAAACTGGTACCCACCGGACATGTTCCTCCGCCTGAAGGACTGGGCGGAGTCAATGGACTGGGACTGGGTCATCAGCAGGCAGAGGGTCTTTGGAACGCCGATACCATTCTGGGTCTGCGATAACGGCGAGATAATCCTGCCGAACGAGGAAGATCTGCCAGTTGACCCGCGCTTTGAGAAGCCCCCGAGGAAGTGCTCCGACGGGAGCGAGCCAAAGCCTGTAACTGACGTCCTCGACTGCTGGGTCGACTCGAGCATAACCCCGCTCATAATCACCAAGTGGCACGAGGCCATTAAGGGCGACGAAGAGGGTAAGAAGTGGTTCGAGCACAACTTCCCAACGGCTCTGAGGCCGCAGGGAACGGACATCATAAGAACGTGGGCGTTCTACACAATATTCAGAACGTGGGTTCTCACCGGCGAGAAGCCCTGGCACGACATCCTCATCAACGGTATGGTCGCCGGACCGGACGGAAGGAAGATGAGCAAGAGCTATGGCAACGTGGTTGCCCCGGACGAGGTCATTCCAAAGTACGGCGCTGACGCTCTAAGGCTCTGGACGGCTTTAGCGCCGCCCGGAGAGGACCACCCGTTCAAATGGGAGACCGTTGACTACAACTACCGCTTCCTCCAGAAGGTCTGGAACATCTATCGCTTCGCCGAGAGGCACCTTGAGAACTTTGACCCGGCGAGCGCCCCAGAAGAGCTCGAACCGCTCGACCGCTGGATACTCAGCAGGCTCCACAGGCTTATCAAGTTCGCGACCGAGGAGATGGAGAAGTACCGCTTCAACCTCCTCACCAGGGAGCTGATAACCTTCGTCTGGCACGAGGTCGCGGATGACTACATTGAGATGATCAAGTACAGGCTCTACGGCGACGACGAGGAGAGCAAGCTGAAGGCGAAGGCTGCCCTCTACGAGCTGCTCTACAACGTGATGCTCCTGCTGGCCCCGTTCGTGCCGCACATCACGGAGGAGCTCTACCAGAACCTCTTCCGCGAGAGGATTGGAGCCAAGAGCGTCCACCTACTCGAGTGGCCGAAGTACAGCGAGGCCAGGATTGACGAGGAGGCTGAAAAGCTCGGAGAGCTCGCTCGCGAGATCGTCGGCGCCATGAGACGCTACAAGAACAGCCACGGCCTCTCGCTCAACGCCAAGCTCAAGCACGTGGCAATCTACACCACCGATTCCTACGAGGTGCTCAAGACCATAGAGAAAGACATAGCTGGAACCATGAACATCGAGAAGCTTGAGATAATCAAGGGCGAGCCCGAGCTTGAAGAGAGGATAATCGAGATAAAGCCGAACTTCAAGACGGTAGGACCGCGCTATGGAAAGCTCGTGCCGAAGATCACCGCCTACCTCAAAGAGAACGCGGAAGAGGTGGCAAAGGCACTCAAGGAGAGCGGAAAGATCGAGTTCGAGGTCGATGGCCAGAAGGTAGAACTTACCAAGGACGACATCGTGCTCAGGAAGGCCGTCTTCAGCGAGGGAGAAGAGGTCGAGACGGCGGTCGTTGGAGACGCTGTGATACTCTTCTTCTGA
- a CDS encoding DUF2666 domain-containing protein: protein MRIEEHVAFTAKHNDWRVAKKLTELEDENVAHFLAGIANSVNSRIPGYMGEKIDIDGIRKLAEEVRKDTLSDTIVALKSPGTSRKLGGLVRENDKKLKKLLVDAAKAVLVRMTLEGVVPINYPEGELTGVEVEFPYEEDHVNFTAKHGKWIVVKRLIIDEKTPLLDVARLLASINETVTLKLPAYAHIDVEGIEGEFSAFKKVKKSDIPKVVEAYEAFEPSAYADEPFLEHARVYALRVALEKIGLPLDVPSKSLEKYLEKA from the coding sequence ATGAGGATAGAGGAGCACGTTGCATTCACAGCAAAGCATAACGACTGGCGGGTCGCCAAGAAGCTCACGGAGCTTGAGGATGAGAACGTTGCCCACTTCCTTGCAGGAATAGCGAACTCTGTGAACTCCAGGATACCCGGCTACATGGGGGAAAAGATAGACATAGATGGCATAAGAAAACTGGCAGAAGAAGTCAGGAAAGACACCCTCAGCGACACAATAGTCGCGCTCAAGTCCCCTGGAACATCGAGGAAACTGGGCGGACTGGTCAGAGAGAACGACAAAAAGCTGAAAAAGCTCTTGGTTGATGCTGCAAAGGCAGTTCTCGTCAGGATGACGCTCGAAGGTGTTGTTCCCATCAACTACCCTGAAGGTGAGCTTACTGGAGTTGAGGTAGAATTTCCGTATGAAGAAGACCACGTGAACTTTACTGCCAAGCACGGAAAGTGGATAGTCGTCAAGAGGCTCATCATAGATGAGAAAACGCCCCTGCTTGACGTTGCGAGGCTTTTGGCCAGCATCAACGAGACGGTCACCCTAAAGCTTCCCGCGTATGCGCACATAGACGTTGAGGGTATAGAGGGTGAGTTCTCGGCGTTCAAAAAGGTTAAAAAGTCCGACATCCCGAAGGTTGTGGAAGCCTACGAGGCGTTCGAGCCTTCCGCCTACGCCGATGAACCGTTCCTTGAGCACGCGAGGGTCTACGCTCTTCGCGTGGCCCTTGAGAAGATAGGACTTCCTCTGGACGTCCCGTCCAAGAGCCTCGAGAAGTACCTTGAGAAGGCGTGA